The following are from one region of the Vitis riparia cultivar Riparia Gloire de Montpellier isolate 1030 chromosome 9, EGFV_Vit.rip_1.0, whole genome shotgun sequence genome:
- the LOC117921520 gene encoding 30S ribosomal protein S17-like, whose product MKPVVGMVVSNKMQKSVVVAVDRLFHNKLFNRYVKRTSKFMAHDEHNLCNIGDRVRLDPSRPLSKHKHWVVAEILKKARIYVPPEPITKTQDLVPPSSS is encoded by the exons ATGAAGCCAGTGGTGGGGATGGTGGTGTCAAACAAGATGCAGAAATCAGTAGTGGTGGCAGTGGACCGTCTCTTCCACAACAAGCTCTTCAACCGCTATGTCAAACGAACCAGCAAGTTCATGGCTCATGACGAACACAACCTCTGCAACATTGGTGACCGA GTTAGGTTGGATCCTTCTAGGCCCTTGAGCAAGCACAAGCATTGGGTTGTTGCAGAAATTCTGAAGAAAGCACGAATCTATGTGCCACCTGAACCTATTACCAAGACTCAAGATCTAGTACCACCTTCATCATCTTAA